AGCTTGATTTGTTTGTTTTTGCCTTCATAGCTGGATTGAATGTCTTTGAGAGCATCAGTCAGGCTGGCGGCTGCGGAGATGGTAAGCTCCACTTGTTCTGCGGCTGGTTGAGAAGCGGACAGGGCGCCAGGGGATGCAGGAGTTGTTGATTCTGCTTGAGGAGCTTGAGTGCTGGAACAGCCGGTAATCCATAGGAAAGTCATCACGATACCTAATAAAACATAAATAGATTTACCTTTTTTGAACATATGGCTTCCTCCGACATCCTATTATCTATATATTTAGTTATAACTAGTTATATTTAATTATAAGGAATGATTCTCCATTCGTAAATGATGAACATTGATATGGTACAGGTATGCGCTTATGATAGAGAGAATACGGATGAAAACGGCCTTTGGAGGACAATCATGACAGCTGACATCTCCTATACAACGGAAGAAATTTCGAAACTCCTGAAAATATCCAAACTAACTGTATACGATCTCATCAAAAGAGGGGGAGCTGCCCGCTTACCGGGTTGGCAAACAAATGCGCGTTGACGCATCGGATCTCGAAGCGTATAAGGCTAGAGCCAAGGGGAGTCTGTCCAGCGCTCCCAAGGGGGAACCGCTCGAAGCTCCAGCTACTTTGGCCGCTCCACTCGCTGCGCAGGATGCAAAGATGACCATTGTGATTACGGGGCAGGACATCAGTCTAGACATTCTGGCTAAGCACATGGAAAAAAAAGTGGCACCCTACAGACCGCTTCGCTCCTATGTAGGCAGTCTGGACAGCCTAATTTCTATGTACAAGGGAGAGTCCGATATCGTAAGCACACATTTACTCGATGGGGATACGGGTGAGTACAACATTCCCTATATCCGCAAACTATTGATCGGCTCCTCCTACGTGGTAGTGAATCTGGTCTCCCGAATGGCCGGCATATATGTTCAGCAGGGCAACCCCAAGCAGCTGCGAGATTGGGCTGATCTAGCTCAGCCCGGACTGCGGATAGCTAATCGGGAGAAAGGCTCAGGAGCGCGAGTGCTCCTGGATGAACAGCTTCGGCTTCACGGCATTTCTCCTGAGCAGTTAGCTGGATATGAGCAGGAATCCACCAATCATATGGGAGTGGCCGGTAAAGTGGCGATCGGTGAAGCGGACTTCGGTGTCGGTATTGAGAAGGCGGCCCAGATGGTGGGGGGTGTGGAGTTTATCCCGCTCATCCAGGAACGGTACGACCTTGTTATGGTCAAAAAGCCAGAAAACCTCGCATGGATCGAGCAGGTCAAGCAGGTGCTGCAATCGGAAGCGTTCCGCAGCGAGCTGCGTCCGATTCAAGGGTACGACCTGTCTCAGACAGGCCGGATTATGTTTGAAGCTTAGGTGGGCGAGAGTGCACCTATAACAAGTGGGTTTAGGACTTATGGCAGCGTGAGCTGGATTGAGGCAGATTGAAATGGATTGAATCGGATCGAATTTCCCAGCTGTAAGGAATAAGCTGTATGCAAAGAGCCGCTAAAGTGATGCTTGGAAATCACTTTAGCGGCTCTCCTGTATTGTGTGAGTTTCTTACATCGACTCCGTCAAGGAAGCGAGAGTACCTCGGGCACGGCCCCGGCGAATGGTTCGCCGTAAGATCAATAGTCCGCCGGCAGCAGCTGCGATAACTGGGATAAGTCCTACATACCATAAGGCTTTATAAATACCATGCTCGACGCCAATATAGACGAACAGACCGATATATAGCAAGAGATATAAAAAGCTAAGAATGCGGAAGACGGACATACCGGCAAATGGATCCCGCTTGCGAGACTTTTGTCCCATGCTTGTCAGATATGCCGGAGTAGGCGTTTGCATATACGGGCTTATTTGCATAAAAGGCCAATTCCCGAGAGGCTGTTCCGCAGCTGCCGCGTCTGAAGAGGCTTGCTGCTGCCGTAATGGGGCGGTTTGCTGTGCGCATGCGCAGTAACCGGCATACATGAAGTGAGTAGGCTTCGACCTCCGTGAATGAGTTTAAATCCGTTCTCATGTCCATGGCAAGCTGCCGTACCGCAGGATCGATACCGGGAAGATCAGTACGCATATCAACAAGAAAAGGATTGTGCTCATGACCCAACCGTAAATCGCGGATCGTGTCCATGAACATATCTTGAATGCGAAAAAATGACTGTACAAAATTGACACTTCCGTAATGCTCAGCACCGATCGGCATAGAGGCATCGCTGATCAGGATGGGCATGCCATCCTGCTGAAGCAACTGAATGGCATGATAGCCGAGATTGTCAAGGACGCCGCCGTCCACGCCATGGACTGCGGTATCCTTGAAGGGAATTTCGATGGGATTGAAAATGCCCGGCACGCAGGCGGATGCAGCCACCATTTTGGATAAAGGCAAGGCTGCCGCATCTTGAAAATCGATGCCATGATTGCGCTTGTTTTCCAGCCACAGAGGGCTAGCAGGGTCTGTAGAGAGGAATAACGGCTTCCCGTTTTCTAGGATGGAGGTATTGAGAACGAGCTCGGGTTTGGCCGTGTCGCTTTGAGAGGCGGCAGCAAGCAGCTGCTTGAATTCGGCAGTCTGAAAAAACAGATTTCCCATGACCAGCTCCAGCTTGGACATGAGCAGCAGCTCTAAAGGGAGCCTTCGCAGAAACGTCCTTCCGACGCCCAAGCGAAGAAGGAAACGGATGAACTGCTTCGGTATGATTTGGGATATTCCGGCTGCATACAACACACGGTCACGAGCGTCATCCTGAACATAGGTAAGGGAATTCCTTCATGACTTGTTCTAGCAGCTGTTTATAATCTTCATCGGTTTCCAGCGAGTTGTTTGCCAATTCTTCACACATTCTCTTGTAATAGTAGGCGCCGATGATGGAACCCCCGGAAACCGATGAAATGACCCTCACCTTATTCAGCAGCCCGTCATCCGCCAATCGGGCCATCACCCCGAGATGAAACAAGGAAGCGCGGTAACCACCCCCGGATAATGCTAAACCTATCAAATGATAATCCCCCTATCGTTATATTTTTCCTGTCATTGTAACAATAATTGCCATAATTAGACAATCGGATGTTGCCATCTTACTGGACAAAAGTCCTAAGCGATGGAGAATAAAGGCTTTATCATTAAAAGATTCACAAACTTGTCACTTATGCGAGGGGTGGTGCGATCTCTATAATGACAAGGGTATGAAGAAAGGATGATGAAAATTGCCGACAACGAAGAAGGAAAAATGTGTATTTTGGGCTGATGATGTGCAGCGGAATGGTCATAGGGATGACATTCTATAATTTATGGACTCACGGATTAATAGGCAGCGTACCGGTAACGGGCATCCTGCTTCAACTGCTTTTGGGCTTCCTCATCGCGTTTAGTGTGGAGTCCTTTATCGTAGGTCCGGCTGCTAAGAAGCTCGTGCTATCCCTGCCCTTGGATCCATCCAAGAAGGGGCTGATGATTCTCTCCATATCCGTCTGTATGGTAATAGGCATGGTGCTCTGTATGTCCATATATGGGCTGGCCGTGTCTTATCTCATGAATCATCAGCTCGAGGAGAAGTCTCTGCTTGCAGACTATGTCTCTTTAGTGGGAATCAACTTTATCTTTGCTCTGCCGCTGCAGTTGATCGTTGTGGGACCTATTGTGCGGCTCCTATTTGTAACATTTATCAAAAATAAGGCGGCGGCGGGGGCAGCAGCACAATAAAAGACAGGTAAATGATAGAGCTTGTAGAATAGTATGCAAATGGACCGTTAATCGAGAAGAAGGGGAACGAACCATTTGGAAGATTTAATTCTGCTGCTGTTTGAACGAATGGGTATGCTGCTCGTACTTACATTTATTTTGACTCGTTTTTCATTCTTTCGCCAGTTATTCGATAAGGAAATGTCGATCTTGCGAGCTATCTATTCATCCGTTTTTTTCGGATTATTCGGTGTGCTTGGCACCTACGCGGGAATCGTCGTCCGGGATGATTTTACCTTGGAATCCTCCTTGTGGCTGTTTCCTCTACATCATTATGAAGCTGTCGCTCATTCAGCGCTGGTGGGCGTAGTCATAGGTGGCTTGATCGGTAGGATCAGCGTCGGGCTTGGCGCTGGCATCATCACCGGTCTTCATCTCTATTACATCGGCGGTTATGCAGGACTGGGCAGTGCGGTAGCCGCTCCGATCATCGGTATACTGACGGGGCTGATCGCCAAGCTGTTCATCCAAAACCGGGTTGTCCCTACTCCGATCGCGTTTTTTTGCGGTGTGTTCGCTCCAGTCGTACTGATGGGTACGATTTTGATTCTCGTCCCGCAGACCGATTCGGGGGCGGCCATTCAATTGGTCAATACGATCGGGCTGCCGATGATGCTGACCAACAGCATCTCTATCGCGATCTTCATGACCATGCTCCAGGTTGCAATGCGGGAGGAGGACCGAACTGCCGCTCATGAAGCGGAGAGGGCGCTGCACATTGTGGAATTGGCGCTCCCGCACTTGAAGCTGGGTCTTACGAGCAAGACGGCCGAAGCAACGGCCAAGCTGCTCGCTAGAGAGATGAAAGCAGCTGCCGTCGTGTTGACGGATACGGAGCGAATGCTTGCCTATGTCGGTGCAGGCGCGTCAAGCCGTATGCTAGAGCAGACTGCTTTTATCGAACTCTCGAACAAAGCGTTCGAGACCGGCGAGGTTCAGATTGCGTACAGCCTGGACAAAGAGTGGGCGGAAGTGTTCGTCAAATTGGATGCGGCCATTCTGGTTCCTTTTCAGCAGGGGGGCAAAGCGGCAGGTCTCATTGCTATTTTTTACAAAAGAAATCATGAAATCCGCAAGGTCGAAATTGAGCTGGCTAAAGGGCTTAGCAAGCTGTTTACTTACCAGCTGGGTGTGGCGGCGCATGAAAAGATGGCGTCTCTTCTTCAGGAGGCAGAGCTTCGGATGCTGCAGGCTCAAATCAATCCGCACTTTCTATTCAATACCTTGAACGCGATTCACTCCTTAATCCGGGTCAATCCCGACCTTGCCCGGCATGTCATGATTCAGTTAAGTACGTATATGCGTCTCAGTTTGAAAATAACCTCCTCACAGCTGATCCCTATTCAGCAGGAGATGAAGCATCTCAGCACATACTTGGAGCTGATCAAGATACGCTTTGCCGACCAATTCAGTGTGCTACTGGACATGGATCCACGCGTGGAAGCCGCCCTGATCCCGCCTGCCACGTTCCAACCACTGGTTGAGAACAGTATTATGCACGGCTTGAACAAGCAGGGCAGCGGGGGATGGATACGTATTCGCTTGTGGCTGACCGGCGATCGGATTGAAGTATGCGTGGAAGACAATGGCGCAGGCTTTCCGGAGGAGCACCTTCATGTGCTTGGCGATAAGCCGGTGACCAGCAAAGAAGGCAATGGCATCGGTGTTTATAATGTGAACCAGAGGCTGATTCATCTTTTTGGAGCTGAAGCCAGGATTCAAATTAGGAACAGGCCGGAAGGCGGAAGCCGCATTTCCTTCACGATTCCTTGCGGTACAGATGGACTC
This genomic window from Paenibacillus hexagrammi contains:
- a CDS encoding substrate-binding domain-containing protein is translated as MSSAPKGEPLEAPATLAAPLAAQDAKMTIVITGQDISLDILAKHMEKKVAPYRPLRSYVGSLDSLISMYKGESDIVSTHLLDGDTGEYNIPYIRKLLIGSSYVVVNLVSRMAGIYVQQGNPKQLRDWADLAQPGLRIANREKGSGARVLLDEQLRLHGISPEQLAGYEQESTNHMGVAGKVAIGEADFGVGIEKAAQMVGGVEFIPLIQERYDLVMVKKPENLAWIEQVKQVLQSEAFRSELRPIQGYDLSQTGRIMFEA
- a CDS encoding patatin-like phospholipase family protein, which translates into the protein MIGLALSGGGYRASLFHLGVMARLADDGLLNKVRVISSVSGGSIIGAYYYKRMCEELANNSLETDEDYKQLLEQVMKEFPYLCSG
- a CDS encoding LytS/YhcK type 5TM receptor domain-containing protein → MEDLILLLFERMGMLLVLTFILTRFSFFRQLFDKEMSILRAIYSSVFFGLFGVLGTYAGIVVRDDFTLESSLWLFPLHHYEAVAHSALVGVVIGGLIGRISVGLGAGIITGLHLYYIGGYAGLGSAVAAPIIGILTGLIAKLFIQNRVVPTPIAFFCGVFAPVVLMGTILILVPQTDSGAAIQLVNTIGLPMMLTNSISIAIFMTMLQVAMREEDRTAAHEAERALHIVELALPHLKLGLTSKTAEATAKLLAREMKAAAVVLTDTERMLAYVGAGASSRMLEQTAFIELSNKAFETGEVQIAYSLDKEWAEVFVKLDAAILVPFQQGGKAAGLIAIFYKRNHEIRKVEIELAKGLSKLFTYQLGVAAHEKMASLLQEAELRMLQAQINPHFLFNTLNAIHSLIRVNPDLARHVMIQLSTYMRLSLKITSSQLIPIQQEMKHLSTYLELIKIRFADQFSVLLDMDPRVEAALIPPATFQPLVENSIMHGLNKQGSGGWIRIRLWLTGDRIEVCVEDNGAGFPEEHLHVLGDKPVTSKEGNGIGVYNVNQRLIHLFGAEARIQIRNRPEGGSRISFTIPCGTDGLDANEAV
- a CDS encoding patatin-like phospholipase domain-containing protein, whose translation is MLYAAGISQIIPKQFIRFLLRLGVGRTFLRRLPLELLLMSKLELVMGNLFFQTAEFKQLLAAASQSDTAKPELVLNTSILENGKPLFLSTDPASPLWLENKRNHGIDFQDAAALPLSKMVAASACVPGIFNPIEIPFKDTAVHGVDGGVLDNLGYHAIQLLQQDGMPILISDASMPIGAEHYGSVNFVQSFFRIQDMFMDTIRDLRLGHEHNPFLVDMRTDLPGIDPAVRQLAMDMRTDLNSFTEVEAYSLHVCRLLRMRTANRPITAAASLFRRGSCGTASRELAFYANKPVYANAYSGISDKHGTKVSQAGSICRYVRLPHS